One segment of Triticum aestivum cultivar Chinese Spring chromosome 2A, IWGSC CS RefSeq v2.1, whole genome shotgun sequence DNA contains the following:
- the LOC123188433 gene encoding uncharacterized protein, whose protein sequence is MMLVLCFVNLLGNQGIGILPRNLGAEDVCKGLGDEAMVLKLWEPATGSRGGISKRWPASALLWVVIWWAEHTIGFRHQEIHVLTSNFGRKIGENSVHLKIDGRVLHYRKIILSLQIDSLVCRY, encoded by the exons ATGATGCTAGTTTTATGTTTTGTGAATTTATTAGGCAATCAAGGAATTGGAATTCTGCCAAGAAATCTAGGAGCAGAAGATGTATGCAAGGGACTTGGAGACGAGGCAATG GTTTTGAAGCTTTGGGAGCCTGCGACTGGCTCGAGGGGTGGCATCAGCAAGCGCTGGCCGGCCTCGGCACTGCTGTGGGTGGTTATATGGTGGGCGGAGCACACCATTGGGTTTCGACATCAGG AAATTCATGTCCTGACTTCAAATTTTGGTCGTAAG ATAGGCGAGAACAGTGTCCATCTCAAGATCGATGGGAGAGTGTTGCACTACAGAAAGATAATCTTGTCACTACAGATAGATAGTCTTGTCTGTAGATATTGA